Proteins found in one Paralichthys olivaceus isolate ysfri-2021 chromosome 19, ASM2471397v2, whole genome shotgun sequence genomic segment:
- the ubr7 gene encoding putative E3 ubiquitin-protein ligase UBR7 isoform X3 gives MCEEQTVSLVDVLEEDEELEEEASAVLAGSDSDHCSYPQGYVKRQALYACNTCTPKGGEAAGVCLACSYKCHEGHDLFELYTKRNFRCDCGNRKFTELQCKLHPDKDEVNSLNKYSHNFFGAYCTCSRPYPDPDDQVEDEMIQCVVCEDWLHGRHLGCVIPDCVELQEMICELCMNKNDFLWTYADLLAVSGAAAQVKEETGGESNTDAPDKPQVDQVDDVIEPSSKRSREEAESSCRLKQPQRTGQNRLRSGAVFWPSGWRSKLCSCTGCQELLSQANLSFLLDESDTVLAYERKGKNNEQKQQGHDPLMSALDNLNRVQQLEIIHGYNDMKTELKDFLQTFAAEGKVVTPDDIRLFFEQQQSRKRRRVDDGRFYCT, from the exons ATGTGTGAGGAGCAGACGGTGTCTCTGGTTGATGTtctggaggaagatgaggagctggaggaagaaGCTTCAGCTGTTCTGGCAGGAAGTGACTCGGATCACTGCTCCTACCCCCAG GGCTACGTGAAGCGTCAAGCTCTGTACGCCTGTAACACTTGTACACCAAAAGgtggagaagcagcaggagtgTGTTTGGCGTGTTCATATAAATGTCATGAAGGTCACGACCTCTTTGAACTCTACACCAAGAG gaaCTTTCGTTGTGACTGTGGAAACAGGAAgttcacagagctgcagtgtaaACTCCATCCT GATAAAGACGAGGTCAACAGTCTGAATAAATACAGTCACAACTTCTTTGGAGCTTACTGCACCTGCAGCCGACCTTATCCAGACCCCGACGACCAG GTGGAGGACGAGATGATtcagtgtgtggtgtgtgagGACTGGCTGCACGGCAGG CACCTGGGCTGTGTGATTCCCGACTGTGTCGAGCTGCAGGAGATGATTTGTGAGCTgtgtatgaataaaaatgatttcctgtggACCTACGCTGATCTGCTGGCAG TCTCAGGTGCAGCGGCacaggtgaaggaggagacaggaggagaatcAAACACCGATGCTCCTGACAAACCACAG GTGGATCAGGTGGATGATGTCATCGAGCCCAGCAGTAAGCGGAGTCGCGAGGAGGCGGAGTCGAGCTGCAGATTGAAGCAACCGCAGAGGACTGGTCAGAACAGACTCCGGTCGGGGGCTGTGTTCTGGCCGTCAGGGTGGCGCTCCAAACTCTGCTCCTGCACCGGCTGCCAG GAGCTTCTGTCACAAGCTAATCTGTCCTTCTTATTGGACGAGTCGGACACCGTCCTCGCCTacgagagaaaaggaaaaaacaacgaACAGAAGCAACAAGGACACGACCCTCTGATGTCAGCACTCGACAACCTGAACCGAGTGCAGCAACTCGAGATCATCCATG GGTACAACGACATGAAAACTGAACTGAAGGATTTTCTGCAGACATTTGCAGCTGAAGGAAAG GTCGTGACCCCTGATGACATCCGTCTGTtctttgagcagcagcagagtcgtAAGAGAAGGAGAGTCGACGACGGACGTTTTTACTGCACCTGA
- the ubr7 gene encoding putative E3 ubiquitin-protein ligase UBR7 isoform X2 gives MSQTESWVLHGLSLLAGHCLSHFDDSSSSLPSSLSSSSSPAAGKTVNMCEEQTVSLVDVLEEDEELEEEASAVLAGSDSDHCSYPQGYVKRQALYACNTCTPKGGEAAGVCLACSYKCHEGHDLFELYTKRNFRCDCGNRKFTELQCKLHPDKDEVNSLNKYSHNFFGAYCTCSRPYPDPDDQVEDEMIQCVVCEDWLHGRHLGCVIPDCVELQEMICELCMNKNDFLWTYADLLAVSGAAAQVKEETGGESNTDAPDKPQVDDVIEPSSKRSREEAESSCRLKQPQRTGQNRLRSGAVFWPSGWRSKLCSCTGCQELLSQANLSFLLDESDTVLAYERKGKNNEQKQQGHDPLMSALDNLNRVQQLEIIHGYNDMKTELKDFLQTFAAEGKVVTPDDIRLFFEQQQSRKRRRVDDGRFYCT, from the exons ATGTCTCAGACAGAGTCCTGGGTGCTTCATGGTTTAAGTCTTTTGGCTGGACATTGTCTCTCACATTTTGATGACTCGTCTTCATCACTGCCTTCATCACTGTCCTCGTCTTCCTCACCTGCAGCAGGTAAAACAG TAAACATGTGTGAGGAGCAGACGGTGTCTCTGGTTGATGTtctggaggaagatgaggagctggaggaagaaGCTTCAGCTGTTCTGGCAGGAAGTGACTCGGATCACTGCTCCTACCCCCAG GGCTACGTGAAGCGTCAAGCTCTGTACGCCTGTAACACTTGTACACCAAAAGgtggagaagcagcaggagtgTGTTTGGCGTGTTCATATAAATGTCATGAAGGTCACGACCTCTTTGAACTCTACACCAAGAG gaaCTTTCGTTGTGACTGTGGAAACAGGAAgttcacagagctgcagtgtaaACTCCATCCT GATAAAGACGAGGTCAACAGTCTGAATAAATACAGTCACAACTTCTTTGGAGCTTACTGCACCTGCAGCCGACCTTATCCAGACCCCGACGACCAG GTGGAGGACGAGATGATtcagtgtgtggtgtgtgagGACTGGCTGCACGGCAGG CACCTGGGCTGTGTGATTCCCGACTGTGTCGAGCTGCAGGAGATGATTTGTGAGCTgtgtatgaataaaaatgatttcctgtggACCTACGCTGATCTGCTGGCAG TCTCAGGTGCAGCGGCacaggtgaaggaggagacaggaggagaatcAAACACCGATGCTCCTGACAAACCACAG GTGGATGATGTCATCGAGCCCAGCAGTAAGCGGAGTCGCGAGGAGGCGGAGTCGAGCTGCAGATTGAAGCAACCGCAGAGGACTGGTCAGAACAGACTCCGGTCGGGGGCTGTGTTCTGGCCGTCAGGGTGGCGCTCCAAACTCTGCTCCTGCACCGGCTGCCAG GAGCTTCTGTCACAAGCTAATCTGTCCTTCTTATTGGACGAGTCGGACACCGTCCTCGCCTacgagagaaaaggaaaaaacaacgaACAGAAGCAACAAGGACACGACCCTCTGATGTCAGCACTCGACAACCTGAACCGAGTGCAGCAACTCGAGATCATCCATG GGTACAACGACATGAAAACTGAACTGAAGGATTTTCTGCAGACATTTGCAGCTGAAGGAAAG GTCGTGACCCCTGATGACATCCGTCTGTtctttgagcagcagcagagtcgtAAGAGAAGGAGAGTCGACGACGGACGTTTTTACTGCACCTGA
- the ubr7 gene encoding putative E3 ubiquitin-protein ligase UBR7 isoform X4, whose protein sequence is MCEEQTVSLVDVLEEDEELEEEASAVLAGSDSDHCSYPQGYVKRQALYACNTCTPKGGEAAGVCLACSYKCHEGHDLFELYTKRNFRCDCGNRKFTELQCKLHPDKDEVNSLNKYSHNFFGAYCTCSRPYPDPDDQVEDEMIQCVVCEDWLHGRHLGCVIPDCVELQEMICELCMNKNDFLWTYADLLAVSGAAAQVKEETGGESNTDAPDKPQVDDVIEPSSKRSREEAESSCRLKQPQRTGQNRLRSGAVFWPSGWRSKLCSCTGCQELLSQANLSFLLDESDTVLAYERKGKNNEQKQQGHDPLMSALDNLNRVQQLEIIHGYNDMKTELKDFLQTFAAEGKVVTPDDIRLFFEQQQSRKRRRVDDGRFYCT, encoded by the exons ATGTGTGAGGAGCAGACGGTGTCTCTGGTTGATGTtctggaggaagatgaggagctggaggaagaaGCTTCAGCTGTTCTGGCAGGAAGTGACTCGGATCACTGCTCCTACCCCCAG GGCTACGTGAAGCGTCAAGCTCTGTACGCCTGTAACACTTGTACACCAAAAGgtggagaagcagcaggagtgTGTTTGGCGTGTTCATATAAATGTCATGAAGGTCACGACCTCTTTGAACTCTACACCAAGAG gaaCTTTCGTTGTGACTGTGGAAACAGGAAgttcacagagctgcagtgtaaACTCCATCCT GATAAAGACGAGGTCAACAGTCTGAATAAATACAGTCACAACTTCTTTGGAGCTTACTGCACCTGCAGCCGACCTTATCCAGACCCCGACGACCAG GTGGAGGACGAGATGATtcagtgtgtggtgtgtgagGACTGGCTGCACGGCAGG CACCTGGGCTGTGTGATTCCCGACTGTGTCGAGCTGCAGGAGATGATTTGTGAGCTgtgtatgaataaaaatgatttcctgtggACCTACGCTGATCTGCTGGCAG TCTCAGGTGCAGCGGCacaggtgaaggaggagacaggaggagaatcAAACACCGATGCTCCTGACAAACCACAG GTGGATGATGTCATCGAGCCCAGCAGTAAGCGGAGTCGCGAGGAGGCGGAGTCGAGCTGCAGATTGAAGCAACCGCAGAGGACTGGTCAGAACAGACTCCGGTCGGGGGCTGTGTTCTGGCCGTCAGGGTGGCGCTCCAAACTCTGCTCCTGCACCGGCTGCCAG GAGCTTCTGTCACAAGCTAATCTGTCCTTCTTATTGGACGAGTCGGACACCGTCCTCGCCTacgagagaaaaggaaaaaacaacgaACAGAAGCAACAAGGACACGACCCTCTGATGTCAGCACTCGACAACCTGAACCGAGTGCAGCAACTCGAGATCATCCATG GGTACAACGACATGAAAACTGAACTGAAGGATTTTCTGCAGACATTTGCAGCTGAAGGAAAG GTCGTGACCCCTGATGACATCCGTCTGTtctttgagcagcagcagagtcgtAAGAGAAGGAGAGTCGACGACGGACGTTTTTACTGCACCTGA
- the tmem251 gene encoding lysosomal enzyme trafficking factor, translated as MMNFRQRMGWVGVALYLLLSIMVVYYVFEVHTLSLERVQGGGVSLSAPPSAFTWSHLLSLPVWIWASVFLLPYLQLFLFLFSCTRADPRAVGYCVLPVCIALLCSRRHATQRPTNHRAGSVIDT; from the coding sequence ATGATGAACTTCCGTCAGAGGATGGGATGGGTGGGCGTGGCTCTCTACCTGCTGCTCAGCATCATGGTGGTGTACTATGTCTTTGAGGTGCACACACTCAGTTTGGAGCGTGTGCAGGGAGGTGGCGTCAGTCTTTCAGCTCCACCCTCTGCTTTCACCTGGTCTCACctgctgtcacttcctgtctggatATGGGCGTCGGTCTTCCTGCTGCCGTACCTCCAGCTCTTCCTTTTCCTGTTCTCGTGCACGAGAGCTGACCCCCGTGCCGTCGGTTACTGTGTACTTCCTGTCTGCATCGCCCTGCTGTGTAGTCGCCGCCACGCCACCCAGAGACCGACCAATCACAGGGCAGGGTCAGTGATTGACACATAG
- the LOC109643845 gene encoding E3 ubiquitin-protein ligase TRIM50 isoform X1, with the protein MERRQSLEEQLRCPVCLDVFTEPLILQCGHSYCRCCVRSMTMDLLGQLQCPVCRCAVDGDSPSPNVTLARIIDALQEVSVSGGAQLESCPQHHNPLSLYCEDELTVICGLCGSIGAHRGHKITPVSSVYSRMKEDISCLMTEFQQQKRKFEDHICKLSYNRSRITNESDVLKWVVRKEFGELRRCLEEEEVGFMQQVETSAAVLILSLQNQTDQLNQNLNRLQEAHNTLQELSNEGHLDFIMVLSVRDTDLSPVDMMFVGWDLINNLHQTHYCPVSVCLQKYGSIAPRFRESQKLQKRELFSSVNFKPGFNHNDIKLTVWKRLHRKVLPAPEMLKLDPQTTHPMLELHHGDTVVVCGAVLRRLPDNPERFSYSYCVLTNRGFSSGKHYWEVEVGNKPKWRLGLVKGTTGRKSKLVKSPESGVWLIGLKDGVYEAFSSPRVVLPVSTPPCRVGLFLDYEGGSLTFYNSDSPDELGFIYSFRLDIQGKVYPLLDVCWHDRGDNKQPMILPQPHRAHLLPQPLPQPLPHKQDK; encoded by the exons ATGGAGCGTCGTCAGAGTCTGGAGGAGCAGCTCAGGTGTCCTGTCTGTTTAGACGTGTTCACAGAACCACTGATATTACAGTGTGGACACTCCTACTGCAG GTGTTGTGTGCGCTCCATGACGATGGACCTGCTCGGCCAGCTGCAGTGTCCTGTGTGTCGCTGTGCAGTGGACGGAGACAGTCCTTCTCCCAACGTTACTTTGGCTCGAATTATTGACGCTCTGCAG gaagtgagtgtTTCAGGTGGAGCTCAGCTGGAGTCGTGTCCTCAGCATCACAACCCGCTCAGCCTTTACTGCGAGGACGAACTAACGGTGATCTGTGGCCTCTGTGGAAGCATCGGTGCTCACCGTGGACACAAGATCACACCTGTGAGCTCCGTCTACAGCCGCATGAAG gAGGATATTTCCTGTCTGATGACGGAGTTCCAGCAGCAGAAACGTAAATTCGAAGATCACATTTGTAAACTTTCGTACAACAGATCGAGAATCACG AATGAGTCTGACGTGCTGAAGTGGGTGGTGAGGAAGGAGTTTGGCGAACTGCGGCGCTGccttgaggaggaggaggtggggttcaTGCAGCAGGTGGAGACGTCTGCTGCCGTCCTCATCCTGTCCCTCCAGAACCAGACGGACCAGTTAAACCAGAACCTGAACCGACTGCAGGAGGCGCACAACACCCTGCAAGAGCTGAGCAACGAGGGACACTTGGACTTCATCATGGTACTGTCAGTCCGAGACACTGATCTGTCCCCTGTGGACATGATGTTTGTTGGATGGGATCTGATCAATAACCTTCATCAGACTCATTACtgtcctgtttctgtttgtttacagaAGTACGGATCAATCGCTCCGAG GTTCAGAGAGAGTCAGAAGCTCCAGAAGAGGGAGCTCTTCAGCTCCGTCAACTTCAAACCAGGTTTCAACCACAACGACATCAAACTCACAGTCTGGAAGAGACTACACCGAAAAGTCCTGCCAG cACCAGAGATGTTGAAGCTGGATCCTCAGACCACTCACCCGATGTTGGAGCTCCATCACGGGGACACGGTGGTGGTCTGTGGGGCAGTGCTGCGGAGACTTCCTGATAATCCAGAGAGGTTCAGTTATAGTTACTGCGTCCTAACCAACCGAGGCTTCTCCTCTGGGAAACACTACTGGGAG GTGGAGGTGGGTAACAAACCCAAATGGCGTCTTGGTTTGGTCAAAGGAACAACAGGTCGGAAGTCCAAGCTGGTGAAGAGCCCAGAGAGCGGAGTGTGGCTGATCGGACTGAAGGACGGAGTTTACGAAGCCTTCTCTTCACCCAGGGTCGTCCTCCCGGTGTCAACACCCCCTTGCCGTGTGGGACTGTTCCTGGACTACGAGGGAGGAAGCCTGACCTTCTATAACAGTGACAGTCCTGACGAGCTGGGCTTCATTTACAGCTTCAGGCTGGACATCCAGGGGAAGGTCTACCCCCTGCTGGACGTCTGCTGGCATGACCGAGGAGACAACAAACAGCCCATGATCCTCCCCCAGCCTCACAGGGcccacctcctcccccaacCCCTCCCACAGCCCCTCCCCCACAAACAGGACAAGTGA
- the ubr7 gene encoding putative E3 ubiquitin-protein ligase UBR7 isoform X1, protein MSQTESWVLHGLSLLAGHCLSHFDDSSSSLPSSLSSSSSPAAGKTVNMCEEQTVSLVDVLEEDEELEEEASAVLAGSDSDHCSYPQGYVKRQALYACNTCTPKGGEAAGVCLACSYKCHEGHDLFELYTKRNFRCDCGNRKFTELQCKLHPDKDEVNSLNKYSHNFFGAYCTCSRPYPDPDDQVEDEMIQCVVCEDWLHGRHLGCVIPDCVELQEMICELCMNKNDFLWTYADLLAVSGAAAQVKEETGGESNTDAPDKPQVDQVDDVIEPSSKRSREEAESSCRLKQPQRTGQNRLRSGAVFWPSGWRSKLCSCTGCQELLSQANLSFLLDESDTVLAYERKGKNNEQKQQGHDPLMSALDNLNRVQQLEIIHGYNDMKTELKDFLQTFAAEGKVVTPDDIRLFFEQQQSRKRRRVDDGRFYCT, encoded by the exons ATGTCTCAGACAGAGTCCTGGGTGCTTCATGGTTTAAGTCTTTTGGCTGGACATTGTCTCTCACATTTTGATGACTCGTCTTCATCACTGCCTTCATCACTGTCCTCGTCTTCCTCACCTGCAGCAGGTAAAACAG TAAACATGTGTGAGGAGCAGACGGTGTCTCTGGTTGATGTtctggaggaagatgaggagctggaggaagaaGCTTCAGCTGTTCTGGCAGGAAGTGACTCGGATCACTGCTCCTACCCCCAG GGCTACGTGAAGCGTCAAGCTCTGTACGCCTGTAACACTTGTACACCAAAAGgtggagaagcagcaggagtgTGTTTGGCGTGTTCATATAAATGTCATGAAGGTCACGACCTCTTTGAACTCTACACCAAGAG gaaCTTTCGTTGTGACTGTGGAAACAGGAAgttcacagagctgcagtgtaaACTCCATCCT GATAAAGACGAGGTCAACAGTCTGAATAAATACAGTCACAACTTCTTTGGAGCTTACTGCACCTGCAGCCGACCTTATCCAGACCCCGACGACCAG GTGGAGGACGAGATGATtcagtgtgtggtgtgtgagGACTGGCTGCACGGCAGG CACCTGGGCTGTGTGATTCCCGACTGTGTCGAGCTGCAGGAGATGATTTGTGAGCTgtgtatgaataaaaatgatttcctgtggACCTACGCTGATCTGCTGGCAG TCTCAGGTGCAGCGGCacaggtgaaggaggagacaggaggagaatcAAACACCGATGCTCCTGACAAACCACAG GTGGATCAGGTGGATGATGTCATCGAGCCCAGCAGTAAGCGGAGTCGCGAGGAGGCGGAGTCGAGCTGCAGATTGAAGCAACCGCAGAGGACTGGTCAGAACAGACTCCGGTCGGGGGCTGTGTTCTGGCCGTCAGGGTGGCGCTCCAAACTCTGCTCCTGCACCGGCTGCCAG GAGCTTCTGTCACAAGCTAATCTGTCCTTCTTATTGGACGAGTCGGACACCGTCCTCGCCTacgagagaaaaggaaaaaacaacgaACAGAAGCAACAAGGACACGACCCTCTGATGTCAGCACTCGACAACCTGAACCGAGTGCAGCAACTCGAGATCATCCATG GGTACAACGACATGAAAACTGAACTGAAGGATTTTCTGCAGACATTTGCAGCTGAAGGAAAG GTCGTGACCCCTGATGACATCCGTCTGTtctttgagcagcagcagagtcgtAAGAGAAGGAGAGTCGACGACGGACGTTTTTACTGCACCTGA
- the LOC109643845 gene encoding E3 ubiquitin-protein ligase TRIM50 isoform X2 has translation MERRQSLEEQLRCPVCLDVFTEPLILQCGHSYCRCCVRSMTMDLLGQLQCPVCRCAVDGDSPSPNVTLARIIDALQEVSVSGGAQLESCPQHHNPLSLYCEDELTVICGLCGSIGAHRGHKITPVSSVYSRMKEDISCLMTEFQQQKRKFEDHICKLSYNRSRITNESDVLKWVVRKEFGELRRCLEEEEVGFMQQVETSAAVLILSLQNQTDQLNQNLNRLQEAHNTLQELSNEGHLDFIMKYGSIAPRFRESQKLQKRELFSSVNFKPGFNHNDIKLTVWKRLHRKVLPAPEMLKLDPQTTHPMLELHHGDTVVVCGAVLRRLPDNPERFSYSYCVLTNRGFSSGKHYWEVEVGNKPKWRLGLVKGTTGRKSKLVKSPESGVWLIGLKDGVYEAFSSPRVVLPVSTPPCRVGLFLDYEGGSLTFYNSDSPDELGFIYSFRLDIQGKVYPLLDVCWHDRGDNKQPMILPQPHRAHLLPQPLPQPLPHKQDK, from the exons ATGGAGCGTCGTCAGAGTCTGGAGGAGCAGCTCAGGTGTCCTGTCTGTTTAGACGTGTTCACAGAACCACTGATATTACAGTGTGGACACTCCTACTGCAG GTGTTGTGTGCGCTCCATGACGATGGACCTGCTCGGCCAGCTGCAGTGTCCTGTGTGTCGCTGTGCAGTGGACGGAGACAGTCCTTCTCCCAACGTTACTTTGGCTCGAATTATTGACGCTCTGCAG gaagtgagtgtTTCAGGTGGAGCTCAGCTGGAGTCGTGTCCTCAGCATCACAACCCGCTCAGCCTTTACTGCGAGGACGAACTAACGGTGATCTGTGGCCTCTGTGGAAGCATCGGTGCTCACCGTGGACACAAGATCACACCTGTGAGCTCCGTCTACAGCCGCATGAAG gAGGATATTTCCTGTCTGATGACGGAGTTCCAGCAGCAGAAACGTAAATTCGAAGATCACATTTGTAAACTTTCGTACAACAGATCGAGAATCACG AATGAGTCTGACGTGCTGAAGTGGGTGGTGAGGAAGGAGTTTGGCGAACTGCGGCGCTGccttgaggaggaggaggtggggttcaTGCAGCAGGTGGAGACGTCTGCTGCCGTCCTCATCCTGTCCCTCCAGAACCAGACGGACCAGTTAAACCAGAACCTGAACCGACTGCAGGAGGCGCACAACACCCTGCAAGAGCTGAGCAACGAGGGACACTTGGACTTCATCATG aAGTACGGATCAATCGCTCCGAG GTTCAGAGAGAGTCAGAAGCTCCAGAAGAGGGAGCTCTTCAGCTCCGTCAACTTCAAACCAGGTTTCAACCACAACGACATCAAACTCACAGTCTGGAAGAGACTACACCGAAAAGTCCTGCCAG cACCAGAGATGTTGAAGCTGGATCCTCAGACCACTCACCCGATGTTGGAGCTCCATCACGGGGACACGGTGGTGGTCTGTGGGGCAGTGCTGCGGAGACTTCCTGATAATCCAGAGAGGTTCAGTTATAGTTACTGCGTCCTAACCAACCGAGGCTTCTCCTCTGGGAAACACTACTGGGAG GTGGAGGTGGGTAACAAACCCAAATGGCGTCTTGGTTTGGTCAAAGGAACAACAGGTCGGAAGTCCAAGCTGGTGAAGAGCCCAGAGAGCGGAGTGTGGCTGATCGGACTGAAGGACGGAGTTTACGAAGCCTTCTCTTCACCCAGGGTCGTCCTCCCGGTGTCAACACCCCCTTGCCGTGTGGGACTGTTCCTGGACTACGAGGGAGGAAGCCTGACCTTCTATAACAGTGACAGTCCTGACGAGCTGGGCTTCATTTACAGCTTCAGGCTGGACATCCAGGGGAAGGTCTACCCCCTGCTGGACGTCTGCTGGCATGACCGAGGAGACAACAAACAGCCCATGATCCTCCCCCAGCCTCACAGGGcccacctcctcccccaacCCCTCCCACAGCCCCTCCCCCACAAACAGGACAAGTGA